Sequence from the Pseudomonadota bacterium genome:
ATCGCGCCGCTGCGCGCCTGCAAATCAGCCGCGGAGCTGGCGCTGATGCGAGCGGCGAAGCAGCTAACGCTCGAGGTGCACCGCACGATCTTCGAGCAGCTTGCCCCCGGCGCCCGGCCGAGCGAGGTGCGGGCGGAGATCGATCGCCTGCACCGGGCCGGCGGCGCGGACAGCGGCAGCTCCTTCTGTGCGGTCCAGTTCGGCGCCGCCACGTCCCATCCCCACGGCATCCCCGGTGATCCGCCGCTGCAGCCGGGCGAGCTGGTGCTGATCGACACAGGCTGCACCCTTGACGGCTACAACTCAGACATCACCCGCACCTATGCACTCGATAAGGTGGACGAGCGCATCGAACGCGTGTGGGATTTGGAGAAGAAGGCGCAGGCGGCTGCCTTTGCCACGGCAGGGCCGGGCGTGCCCTGCGAGACCCTGGACGCTGTCGCCCGCAACGTACTCACGGAGCATGGCCTGGGACCGGACTATACGCTGCCCGGCCTGCCCCACCGCCTCGGCCACGGCATCGGCCTCGATGTCCACGAAGGGCCGTACCTCGTGCGCGGCGATCGGACGCCGCTGGCACCCGGCATGTGCTTCTCCAACGAGCCGATGATCGTGTTTCCCGACGCCTTTGGCGTGCGCCTGGAAGACCACTTTTACATCACGGACACCGGCGCTGCCTGGTTCACTGAACCGCAGCACAGCCTCTACCAACCCTTCCCCTGAACCGACCATTCCGCCAAGGCATATCGAGCGATCACTGCTGATCGCTCAAGAACCACCGCGCGCCGCCCTCCCGGCATCAGGCGCCGGTTGACGCTGTCGCCGCCGCGGTGAGGCGAGCGAGCGGGCTGGCTGGTAACACACGTTTCACTCGAAGACTCCGCGCACATCTAGGCCCGCCTTAACGAATCCTTCACAGACCCGTTATCCGCTAGTAACACGCAGGCTGTTTCATGTGCGCCGCTAGACTGAGACCTCTGCACTCGAGCTCACCGTGCGACGGAGAATAGGCGCCACCCCCCATGGCCCCCACGCAGGACGCTAGGCGCCCACCGCGCCCCGCCCGCCCCGATTCTCAAGCCCGCACCCCAGTCTCCTCCGCTCGACGCACCATCGTCCGCAGCCTAGGCGGGGCGCTGACCTGCGCGTTGGTGCTCCCAAGCCTGCCCGGCTCCGGCTGGTCGGCGCAGTCGATCCGCCAAGCGGGCTTGTTCACCCTGGGCGTCGCCTCGGGCGATCCTCACGCCAACGGCTTCACCCTCTGGACTCGCCTCGCGCCCAACCCTCTCGACGGCGGCGGCATGGGCGATGCGCCCGTAGAGGTGCTGTGGGAGGTCGCCAGCGACCCAGACATGGTGGATGTGATCGTCGCTGGCCTGGCCACCGCGCACCCAAGCGCTGGCCACGCGATCAACGTGCCCATCGTTGGCCTCGCCGCCGACCGCTGGTACTTCTACCGCTTCAGCGCCCTCGGCGAGCAAAGCCGCATCGGGCGCACCCGCACCTTCCCCGCGCCGGGCACCCCGGTGGAGCACCTACGCTTCGCCCTGGCCTCGTGCCAGCACTACCAAGATGGCTACTTCGCCGCTTACCGCGACATCGTGGCGCGCGACGACCTCGACTTCGTGCTCCACGTGGGTGATTACATCTACGAGAGCGCGGCAAACCCGCGCGTTCCCCTCGCGCGCCGACACCTCGGCGGCGAACTCCACAGCCTGCAAGACTACCGCGATCGCTACGCGCTCTATCGCCTCGACCCCCACCTGCAGGACGCCCACGCGGCTTACCCCTTCATCGTGACCTGGGACGATCACGAGGTGGACAACAACTACGCGGGCCTGGTGCCGGAAGCCGCCGCCGATGGGCCGAGCTTCGCCCGACGACGTCGCAACGCGTACCGCGCCTACCGCGAGTCCATGCCGCTCTCGCCGCGAGTTCGCCTGGCGCAGGACGGCAGCATGGCGATCTTCCGCCGCCTGCAGTACGGCAACCTCGCCACCCTGCACTTGGTGGACACGCGCCAGTACCGATCCGACCAACCCTGCGATGACCGCTTCCCCGCCCTCGCTCCGCTGTGCAGCGACGCCATGAACGCCACCGCCGCAACGCTGACGGGCACACCCCAGGAGCGCTGGCTGCACACGGGCCTACGCGACAGCACCAGCACGTGGAACGTGATCGCCCAGCAAGTCATGCTCATGCAGTGGGACGTCGCGCTGACCAAGGCCTTCGGCGGCGCGTACAACGCAGATGCCTGGGACGGCTACCCTGCCGCACGACAGCGCCTACTGAATTTCATCGCTGCGGCAAGACCGAACAACCCCATCGTGCTGAGCGGCGATATCCACTCCGCATGGGCCGCCGACCTCAAACACGATTTCAGTGACGCAAACTCGCAGATCCTAGGCGCCGAGTTCGTCTGCACCGCCATCACCTCGCGCTTTCCGGACGCACTCTCGCCCCTCCTCGGCCTCACGGTGAGCGCGGGCAACCCGCACATCCGCTACTTCGAAGGCAGGCACCGCGGCTACTGCGTGTGCGATGTGGACGACACGCGCTGGCGCACGGACTTCCAGGCGGTCGAGCGCAGCGCCGACCCCGTCCTCACCGTGGCCAACCCAGACCTTCCCGTTCGAACGATCGCCTCCTGGGCCATCCGCGCCGGCGAGGCGGGCCTCACCAGCAGCACCTAGGCGCCGACGGCGGGGGGACGCATGTGTCACCCCCCGGCCATGACAAGCGTCACTACCGGCGCCCGCGCCCCCAGCGCTCCAATGGATCCATCGCTCAGCCACAATTGAGGAGGCACCCTGCGATGACCCTGATCGACTGGTTCTGGGCCGACCACTGGATTGGCCGCGCGCACGTGAGCCTGGCGGTGATCGCCCTGATCGCGGGGCCCGCCATCTTCCTCAGCCGCAAGGGAACAGCCACCCACCGCGCCATGGGCATCGTCTACCTGCTGGCCATGCTGGTGGTGAACGCCTCGGCGCTCAGCACCTACGAGATGTCCGGCAAGCCCAACCTCTTCCACGGCTTCGCACTCATGTCCCTGGGCGCCATCGTGCCGGGGTTCATCGCCGTGATGCGCGGGAACATCACCTCGCACTACTACTTCATGAGCTGGTCCTACTTCGGCCTGATGGCGGCGTTCCTCAGCCAGATCGCCACGCAGACGGGCCTATTCCCCCGTCTAGGCGCTGCCTTCGGTGGCGTGAGCATCTTCGTCGTGGTCCTGGTCGCCTCCTCCCTCGGCTCCTTGGCCGTCTCGGTGCTGATCAATCGCCAGGCGACGCGCCTGCTGCCGCGCTACGCGCCGGCGGAGAGCTGAGACACCCCAACCGGCCGATCGCCGCGGATCAGTCGCCCGCATCGAGGGAGTGGGCTAGGCTGATGCCATGGTGGCGGTTCAACAGCACGCCGGGCATCGCACGCCACGCCGGCGCAGCGAATGAGGCACTGGCAGAGACTGGCGATCGGCCTGATGATGCTGCTCGGTGCTGGCCAAGGCGCAAGCGCGCCGGATGACGAGCTTGCCCTTGTGGTCACACTGGGCGATCTACAGGGCCCGGGCTGGCTCGCGCAGGGAGTGACGCTGGTGCTCGAGTCACCGCAGGCCGGGCGCGCCGCCGGGCGCGTGGAGATCGAGCGCATCGCCTTGCCCCCGCCCGTCGGCACCTTGCGCCGCCTCGTCGCGCGTTGCGCGAGGCTGGACTACAGCTTGGTGCAGATCCAGTGCCGCGAGGCTCAGATCGATCCCGGGCAAGACGGTGCCGGCCTTCGATCCCTGCGCGGCGACATCGCCTACCGCATCCCCAGCAAAGCGCTCAGCTTTCGCATCACCGCGGAGCATCGCGCGCTCGGCGCGGCGCGCATCGAGGGCACCCTGACGGGCAGTGAGTGGTCCGTACGCGTCGACGCCGAGGCCCTGCCGCTGGGTGAGGCACATTCCCTACTGGTGGCGCCGAACGCGGCCGAAGACGCCTTTTCCTTGGCAGGTGAGATGGACATCCGCGTCGACGCCAAAGGGGTCGGCAGCACCTTTACCGCCCGCTTTCGCGGCACGGCGCGCCAACTCGCCGCAGGCAACGCCCAAGGCACGATCGCAAGCGACGGCCTGACGGCTAGCTTCGAAGGCGAAACCAGCTCCTCCACCCCCACGCCAGACGCCGTCGACTTCACCCTGCAGCTGGCCGCACCCAGCGGCGAAGCGTACGTCGAACCGATCTACGTCAATCTCGCGGATCACCCTGGCACGCTTGCGGCCACCGGTCGCATCAGCCCGCACAACGCCGAACTCACTGACCTATCTTTTTCATTGGCTGACATCATCGAGGGCGGCAACGCCGGCCGCGTCACCCTCGCCCACGACGATGCCCTCGGCCGCTGGCGCATCCTCGACTTGCCGGTCACCTTCACACCGATGCGCCTACCCGGCGCCTACGCGGTGCTGCTGCAGCCCTACCTCGCCGGCACGGACCTCGATGACCTCGACACCACGGGCGCGATCCGAGGCAGCGCACGCATCGTGAACGATCAATTGCGCGAGGCCCACGTGATCCTGGAGGACCTCTACGCGGAGGATCGCGACGGGCGCCTCGCCATCTACGGCTTGGACGGCGAAATCGACCGCCTAGGCGACGGCCGCCTGCAGCCGCGCTGGCTGGCCTTCGACGGCGGCTTCGTCTACGGCATTCCCTTCGGCCCCCAGCGCGCGGACTTCGACGAGCGCGAAGGCGGCCCGGGCTGGCGCCTCGCGGTGCCGATCGACGTGCCCGTTCTCGACGGCCAGCTGCACCTGGAGCGCTTGCAGCTGACGCCACCGCCCACCCCCTCGAGCGCACCGCCGACGATCGAGCTCGACGCCAGCCTCACCGCCATCGGCATGCGCGCCCTCTCCCACGCCCTCGAATGGCCCCCGCTGGCCGGCACCCTGTCCGGACGCATCCCAAGCGTGACCTACGAGAACGGCGACATCGCCATCGCCGGCACCCTGGAGGCCGAGGTGTTCAGCGGTCTCATCGCCATCGACGGCCTGCGCGTGCGCGAGCCCTTCGGCAACCGCGCCATCGCCCGCGCCAACATCGAGTGGCGCCAGCTCGACCTCGAGGAGCTGAGCAGCACCTTTTCCTTCGGCCGCATGAACGGGCGCGTCGACGGCTATCTCACGGATATGGTGCTGCTCAACTGGTCGCCCCTGCGCTTCGACGGCGCGCTCTTCACGAGCCCCGGCGATCGCAGCCGCCATCGCATCAGCCAGCGCGCCGTGGACAACATCGCAAGCCTGGGCGGGGCCAGCGCCGCCCTATCGTCCACCTTCCTGCGCTTCTTCGAGGACTTCGCCTACGACGAGCTGCGCCTGGGCTGCCGCCTACAGGACGGCGTCTGCCTGATGTCGGGCCTGGAAGCCGTCACGGACGATACGGGCCTGCCTGGCTACCTCATCCTGCGCGGCCGCGGACTGCCGCGGCTAAAGGTGGTGGGCCATGCGGAGCACGTCGACTGGCCCCGCTTCCTCGCCCAGCTGCGCAGCATCACGGAGCCGGATGGCGAGATCAGCTTCGATCGCTAAGGCGTAGAATGCCCGCATAGCCCGCTCGCCTCGCGAGCCTGCCAGGAGGATTGCCATGCTCTCTCGTTCCCGCGCTGCCACGCTGACCCTAGGCGCCCTGCTCAGCGCCTTTGTCGTCGCCTGCGTCACCATCAACGTGTACTTCCCCGAGGCCGCCGCCGAGCGTGCGGCCGATCGCATCATCGAGGAGGTGTGGGGGCCCGAGGCCGACACCGGCAACGACCAGACCCAGAGGGTGCCCGACCGGACCGAACAGCCGCGCCTTGCCGCCTGGCGCGAGCACGGCACCTTGGTGGTACAGCGCGCGGCGGTCAGTCTCCTCGAGCTGCTCGTACCCGCCGCCAACGCCCAAGTCTCCCAGGCGGATCTCGACATCAACACGCCGGAGGTGCGCGCCCTGACCGACGCCATGAACAAACGCTTCCGCGACCTAAAGCCGCTCTTCGATGCGGGCGCCATCGGCCTTACCAGCGATGCCCTGATCGACATCCGCGATCGCAACGCGGTGCCCCTGAGCAAACGCAGCAAACTCTCCCAATTGGTGACGGCGGAGAACGGCGATCGCAACCGCCTGTACGCAGCCATCGCCAAGGCCAACGGCCATCCGGAGTGGGAGGACGGCATTCGCAGCACCTTCGCCGAACGCTGGGTGGCGCGGGCGAGCGGGGGCTGGTACTACCGCGCGACGAATGGGAACTGGAAGGCGAAGTAGCCCGCCTCCTCACCCGAATCTGGCGGTGGGGGCGATAGGATAATGTCGATCAGTCCCCCCGGGGCGGGTCAAAACTGTGAGTCAGGCCGGTCCCTTCACCGCCAGGCCTTGGCATCGTGCACGGGTACGTCTAACGATCGCTGTCCGGCCGTGCGCAGGAGGCCCTCGCCCATGTTCGATGCTGTCGAGACCACTGAGGAAACCGTCGACGATGAGGTTCACGAGCAGCTCGTGTTCCGCGTCGCCGACATGTTGCTGGCGATCCCCGTACTTCAGGTGCGGGAGATCTTCGATCGCACGCCGCTCTTAAGCCTTCCTCAGGCGCCCCCCGAAGTGCTTGGCATGATCGATGTGCGTTCGCGCTCCATCGCCGTGATCGACTTCGCTCAGAAACTCGGCCATGGACCGATGCAGGCCCACGAAGGCAGCCGCATCGTCGTGCTCGAGTGCGACGGCCTGAGCGACGCTGGTGACGGCAGCACCGATGACACGCAGCTGCTTGCCGTGCTCACAGACGGCGTGGTGGGCGTCACTGCGCTCGAAGAGACTGACGACCAGCACCTCCCGACCGTCGGTGAGCGCTGGGACGCCACGTGCGTGACCAACCTCGGCCGCTTGCCCACGGGCGAAATCGTGATCCGCATCGATCTCGAGGTGATGTTCGGCGGCGAAGACTACCGCGTGTTTTCATCCGCTGGATAACGCTCAGGGGCGGCTGCGCACCCGTGCTGTCAGGCGCCACGCCGCCAGCGCCCCGACCGCAGTTAGCACCGCGGTAAGCGCGTAATAGTACCGATAGCCCAACCCCCCAGGATAGCGATCGAGCAGCCACCCGCCGATTAGCGGCATGGTGATGTCGGGCGTGTAGCCCACCACGGAGATCACGCCCACGGCGGTGCCCGTGAGCGCCTGGGGCACGCCGCCCACCTCCATCAATGCAAAGTAGATGCCGCGCAGGGCGAAGATCGCGATAGCCGCGACGGCGATGTTTGCGAGCACGAAGATCAGCATGCCGCTGCCGGTCGGAATCACGACGAACACGCCGAAGCTCAGCGTGAGCACGACGAACAGGGTGGTGGTCGTGCGTGCCACGCCGAAACGGTCTGCCGCCATCCCCGCCAAGGCCGCCGACAGCGGCTTCAGCCACTGGCGCCCAACGCTAATAGCGCCTGCTGCCCCCGCTGACAGCAAGAACACATCGCCCGCATAGGGCGTGAAGTAGAACGATGCCCAATAGGCTGAATAGGCCGTGAGCACCACGATGGCGATGAGCCACACGGCAGGCATGCGCCACACGAGGAGGATCTGCTGAAGGCCGATGGCGTCCACCCCGGCCTGCCCCGCCGCACGATCGTCCAAGCACAGGGCACAGGCGATGCCGAGCAACACCACCACGGTGGAGAGCAGGGTGATGGCGCCGGCCAGGGACCCGGCCGAACTGCCCAACAGCACGAACAGGGCGAGCGCCGAGGAGTTGAGCGCAATCTCGCTGACGCCGCGCGTGCTCTCGAGCCAGCCAAAGGCACGCCCCTGCTCGTCTTCACCGGCCCAGCCGCGTGTCATGCGCAGCATCGACGCCCAGAACAGCAACACGATGCTGAGGCCCCACGCGCCGTGGATGAACAAGCAAACGGCGTAGGACGGGTAGGTAGCGAGCCAGAGCCCCAGGCCACCGGTCATCACCAACCCGGCACTCATCAGCCATCGCGGAGACCAGCGATCGGCTATCCATCCGCCCGGGAGGTAAGCGAGCATGGAGGTTACGCCGAACACGCTCATCAGCATGC
This genomic interval carries:
- a CDS encoding Xaa-Pro peptidase family protein, which encodes MTATTTPKINNEERARRLDALRERMAKQAVDAVVLTPGTNLRYISGLAWGASERLVCAIIRHDRLLFVAPRFEASSLNASVPMPFDDAVYWDEHEDPHGLVARLLTDLGVTSCGLDPNCAYGHADALFAAANGVAWSSAYPQIAPLRACKSAAELALMRAAKQLTLEVHRTIFEQLAPGARPSEVRAEIDRLHRAGGADSGSSFCAVQFGAATSHPHGIPGDPPLQPGELVLIDTGCTLDGYNSDITRTYALDKVDERIERVWDLEKKAQAAAFATAGPGVPCETLDAVARNVLTEHGLGPDYTLPGLPHRLGHGIGLDVHEGPYLVRGDRTPLAPGMCFSNEPMIVFPDAFGVRLEDHFYITDTGAAWFTEPQHSLYQPFP
- a CDS encoding alkaline phosphatase D family protein — translated: MAPTQDARRPPRPARPDSQARTPVSSARRTIVRSLGGALTCALVLPSLPGSGWSAQSIRQAGLFTLGVASGDPHANGFTLWTRLAPNPLDGGGMGDAPVEVLWEVASDPDMVDVIVAGLATAHPSAGHAINVPIVGLAADRWYFYRFSALGEQSRIGRTRTFPAPGTPVEHLRFALASCQHYQDGYFAAYRDIVARDDLDFVLHVGDYIYESAANPRVPLARRHLGGELHSLQDYRDRYALYRLDPHLQDAHAAYPFIVTWDDHEVDNNYAGLVPEAAADGPSFARRRRNAYRAYRESMPLSPRVRLAQDGSMAIFRRLQYGNLATLHLVDTRQYRSDQPCDDRFPALAPLCSDAMNATAATLTGTPQERWLHTGLRDSTSTWNVIAQQVMLMQWDVALTKAFGGAYNADAWDGYPAARQRLLNFIAAARPNNPIVLSGDIHSAWAADLKHDFSDANSQILGAEFVCTAITSRFPDALSPLLGLTVSAGNPHIRYFEGRHRGYCVCDVDDTRWRTDFQAVERSADPVLTVANPDLPVRTIASWAIRAGEAGLTSST
- a CDS encoding DUF2306 domain-containing protein; the protein is MTLIDWFWADHWIGRAHVSLAVIALIAGPAIFLSRKGTATHRAMGIVYLLAMLVVNASALSTYEMSGKPNLFHGFALMSLGAIVPGFIAVMRGNITSHYYFMSWSYFGLMAAFLSQIATQTGLFPRLGAAFGGVSIFVVVLVASSLGSLAVSVLINRQATRLLPRYAPAES
- a CDS encoding DUF1318 domain-containing protein, translated to MLSRSRAATLTLGALLSAFVVACVTINVYFPEAAAERAADRIIEEVWGPEADTGNDQTQRVPDRTEQPRLAAWREHGTLVVQRAAVSLLELLVPAANAQVSQADLDINTPEVRALTDAMNKRFRDLKPLFDAGAIGLTSDALIDIRDRNAVPLSKRSKLSQLVTAENGDRNRLYAAIAKANGHPEWEDGIRSTFAERWVARASGGWYYRATNGNWKAK
- a CDS encoding chemotaxis protein CheW — translated: MFDAVETTEETVDDEVHEQLVFRVADMLLAIPVLQVREIFDRTPLLSLPQAPPEVLGMIDVRSRSIAVIDFAQKLGHGPMQAHEGSRIVVLECDGLSDAGDGSTDDTQLLAVLTDGVVGVTALEETDDQHLPTVGERWDATCVTNLGRLPTGEIVIRIDLEVMFGGEDYRVFSSAG
- a CDS encoding MFS transporter — translated: MTRLRRALVMLILGASGGAIFLLPFLREVFYQPLADALALDNTESGMLMSVFGVTSMLAYLPGGWIADRWSPRWLMSAGLVMTGGLGLWLATYPSYAVCLFIHGAWGLSIVLLFWASMLRMTRGWAGEDEQGRAFGWLESTRGVSEIALNSSALALFVLLGSSAGSLAGAITLLSTVVVLLGIACALCLDDRAAGQAGVDAIGLQQILLVWRMPAVWLIAIVVLTAYSAYWASFYFTPYAGDVFLLSAGAAGAISVGRQWLKPLSAALAGMAADRFGVARTTTTLFVVLTLSFGVFVVIPTGSGMLIFVLANIAVAAIAIFALRGIYFALMEVGGVPQALTGTAVGVISVVGYTPDITMPLIGGWLLDRYPGGLGYRYYYALTAVLTAVGALAAWRLTARVRSRP